The following proteins are encoded in a genomic region of Dasypus novemcinctus isolate mDasNov1 chromosome 3, mDasNov1.1.hap2, whole genome shotgun sequence:
- the DMAC2L gene encoding ATP synthase subunit s, mitochondrial isoform X1: MLFGKICRRLCPLTLKNLPRSCDSRYFWGWLNAVFNKVDYERIRDVGPNRAASEWLLRCGAMVQYQGQEKWQKDYNHLPTGPLDKYKIQAIDATNSCIMSIGFDHMEGLEHVQKIKLCKCHYIEDECLERLSQIENLQRSMLEMEIISCGNITDKGIIALHHLRNLKYLLLCDLPGVKEKEKLVQMFQTTLPSLKLELDLK; encoded by the exons ATGCTGTTTGGAAAAATTTGCCGTCGGTTGTGCCCTTTAACCTTAAAGAACCTCCCACGGTCATGTGACTCCAGATACTTCTGGGGCTGGTTGAATGCCGTGTTTAATAA AGTGGATTATGAACGCATCAGGGACGTTGGCCCCAACAGGGCGGCGTCTGAGTGGCTGCTGCGCTGTGGGGCCATGGTGCAATACCAAGGCCAGGAGAAGTGGCAGAAGGACTACAACCACCTACCGACAGGCCCTCTGGACAAATACAAGATTCAAGCGATTGATGCTACCAACTCTTGTATCATGAGCATTGGATTCGATCATATGG AGGGCCTAGAGCATGTTCAAAAAATAAAGCTATGCAAGTGTCATTATATCGAGGATGAATGTTTGGAGAGGCTTAGTCAGATTGAAAATTTACAAAGAAGCATGttggaaatggaaataatttcCTGTGGGAATATCACAGACAAAGGCATCATTGCTTTGCATCACTTAAG aAACCTCAAGTATTTGTTGTTGTGTGATCTTCCtggagtaaaagaaaaagaaaaacttgtcCAAATGTTTCAGACAACACTTCCTTCTCTGAAACTAGAACTAGACttgaagtaa
- the DMAC2L gene encoding ATP synthase subunit s, mitochondrial isoform X2, translating to MLFGKICRRLCPLTLKNLPRSCDSRYFWGWLNAVFNKVDYERIRDVGPNRAASEWLLRCGAMVQYQGQEKWQKDYNHLPTGPLDKYKIQAIDATNSCIMSIGFDHMEGLEHVQKIKLCKCHYIEDECLERLSQIENLQRSMLEMEIISCGNITDKGIIALHHLR from the exons ATGCTGTTTGGAAAAATTTGCCGTCGGTTGTGCCCTTTAACCTTAAAGAACCTCCCACGGTCATGTGACTCCAGATACTTCTGGGGCTGGTTGAATGCCGTGTTTAATAA AGTGGATTATGAACGCATCAGGGACGTTGGCCCCAACAGGGCGGCGTCTGAGTGGCTGCTGCGCTGTGGGGCCATGGTGCAATACCAAGGCCAGGAGAAGTGGCAGAAGGACTACAACCACCTACCGACAGGCCCTCTGGACAAATACAAGATTCAAGCGATTGATGCTACCAACTCTTGTATCATGAGCATTGGATTCGATCATATGG AGGGCCTAGAGCATGTTCAAAAAATAAAGCTATGCAAGTGTCATTATATCGAGGATGAATGTTTGGAGAGGCTTAGTCAGATTGAAAATTTACAAAGAAGCATGttggaaatggaaataatttcCTGTGGGAATATCACAGACAAAGGCATCATTGCTTTGCATCACTTAAGGTAG